One Eubacteriales bacterium mix99 genomic window carries:
- a CDS encoding PglZ domain-containing protein, translating into MFGQYVYEKTYASHTSRMLFIDEDGLEKKTHYTDEFEHRGFQIIRYKDDLSFRIEWEDEFKGGQDKYLILAAPKVYIPYDVLKACGSYIFRISLMNLFPRLQTQCIREKADLNFDLLCMAYKGLYDDCCTYEKTKEFIDNVVYGRDNVRKYVKQRIKDVSVMAEKAQNYRDWIKVAETKSEIDVFCAAYEIDANAEFVQEPFLKFILEGFGKLSGKITSDRETPVLVKGAMDYIHNHSDKFVIIVMDGMSEFDWTILSRSFGDIKYERSAAFAMIPTITSLSRQSLVSGKYPLQLLSPWSTSKEGKEFTDCAISFGLRKEQVEYHRGYDADFGPTIRCGCVIINDIDDMVHGQQQGRSGMYRDVEYLSSTGKLATLVRKLLSKGFDIYISADHGNTPCVGQGRLMKLGVETETKSHRMLVLEKFADKEKMKEQYDMIEYPKYFLDKQYDYLICNIGKSFDAKGDKVMTHGGITVDEVIVPFIKIKAVDNNG; encoded by the coding sequence ATGTTCGGACAATATGTATATGAAAAAACTTATGCTTCCCACACTTCACGCATGCTCTTCATTGATGAGGACGGCCTTGAAAAAAAGACGCACTATACAGATGAGTTTGAGCACAGAGGTTTCCAGATCATTCGCTACAAAGATGACCTGAGCTTTAGAATTGAGTGGGAAGACGAGTTCAAAGGCGGCCAGGATAAGTACCTGATTCTCGCAGCGCCAAAGGTTTATATACCATATGACGTTCTGAAGGCTTGTGGCTCTTACATATTTCGTATTTCTTTGATGAATCTCTTCCCGCGTCTGCAGACACAGTGCATCCGGGAAAAGGCAGACCTGAACTTTGATCTTCTCTGCATGGCGTATAAAGGCCTCTATGACGATTGCTGCACGTATGAAAAGACGAAAGAATTCATAGACAATGTTGTATACGGCAGAGACAATGTTCGCAAATACGTGAAGCAGCGTATCAAAGATGTCTCTGTTATGGCAGAAAAGGCTCAAAACTATAGGGATTGGATCAAGGTCGCGGAGACAAAATCCGAGATTGATGTCTTCTGTGCAGCTTATGAGATCGACGCGAATGCCGAGTTCGTACAGGAACCATTCTTGAAATTTATACTTGAAGGCTTCGGCAAGCTTTCAGGAAAGATTACTTCAGATCGGGAAACACCGGTGCTCGTCAAGGGCGCGATGGATTACATACATAATCACAGTGACAAGTTCGTGATTATTGTCATGGACGGAATGTCAGAATTTGATTGGACCATATTGTCGCGAAGCTTCGGAGACATAAAGTACGAACGATCTGCGGCTTTTGCCATGATTCCGACGATCACATCACTTTCCCGGCAGAGCCTTGTTTCCGGCAAATATCCACTTCAGCTTTTGAGCCCGTGGAGTACCAGCAAGGAGGGTAAGGAATTCACCGATTGCGCCATAAGCTTTGGCCTGCGTAAAGAGCAGGTTGAATATCATCGAGGATACGATGCCGACTTTGGGCCGACGATTCGGTGTGGTTGCGTCATCATCAATGACATAGATGATATGGTTCATGGTCAACAGCAGGGGCGCTCTGGCATGTATCGTGATGTGGAATACCTGTCCAGTACCGGAAAGCTCGCGACACTTGTCCGGAAACTACTCAGTAAAGGCTTTGATATCTATATATCAGCTGATCACGGTAATACTCCATGCGTCGGTCAGGGGAGACTGATGAAGCTTGGCGTCGAGACAGAAACAAAGAGCCATCGTATGTTGGTTCTGGAGAAGTTTGCAGACAAAGAGAAAATGAAGGAACAATATGACATGATCGAGTATCCGAAGTACTTTCTTGACAAGCAGTACGATTACTTGATCTGCAACATTGGGAAATCCTTTGATGCGAAAGGTGACAAGGTGATGACACACGGAGGCATAACGGTGGACGAGGTGATCGTGCCATTTATTAAAATAAAGGCGGTGGATAACAATGGGTAA
- a CDS encoding helicase-related protein has translation MLKAGEFAFDRNTGKSVQVLERLEVWGYVSYRVFDSSTGTVYKVMADSLSDSSGSNTYDENYLRYVTLLSKIKNETAGGLLTSLASGVIPLPHQLHVLNRVMSTNNIRYILADEVGLGKTIEAGMVIKELKARGLVRRTLVVCPTGLVTQWSAEMQEKFHEKFQVILPSDYDTIRRLTDSDDVYGQYDQVISPMDSIKPLEKHAGWTEERVEQYNQERIYSIINSGWDLIIIDEAHRVAGSSGEVARYKLGYLLSQASPYLLLLTATPHNGKTEPFLRLVRLLDEDAFPNAKSVVKEQVAPFLIRTEKREAIDNNGNLLFKNRVTHLVELTWDERHTYQRQLYEMVTSYVSKTYNKALRNRKKNMCLIFLLIIMQRMVTSSTAAICQSLERRLEILKTQNTKIGSLTEEDLAELDIEDDVEDALQAMSLDMEEEISELENIIAVAKQAEFQHPDVKIETLENTIDALLNADRNQKIIIFTEFVATQEYLQRLLTTMGYTATILNGRMSIEERNEALREFRDNTNVFISTDAGGEGLNLQFSNIIINYDLPWNPMKIEQRCGRVDRIGQTRDVQIFNFIVTETIENRVREVLEEKLSVILKEMGVDKYSDVLDSEVAEVDFTDVYMRSISRPHRKSDENLYPVESELRQELKNAQKYKSLLHEDKDLTKLVGKESNFDVDSALRQMLTYYDAWQGLDPRLIMDISINDESITRHLNADVIQDRFSPILSVSIQDFPNEEGYFMLWDLSVTDEKMDQRILPVFVNKDFVLRPMAGQRIMDVFLDGTSRLSIRSVPNLTGDEYQQLEKLSTEFAYDSFLELKDQQLKRNKESYDKYMYALKLRTEATEHVGIDNIRKSRLQRLEKEKETVEERYRKGQEVYPEFRLCLLVRLEA, from the coding sequence ATGCTGAAGGCAGGTGAATTCGCCTTTGACAGGAATACGGGAAAAAGTGTACAGGTTCTTGAACGCCTCGAAGTGTGGGGATATGTATCCTATCGCGTCTTTGATTCGTCCACTGGAACTGTTTATAAGGTGATGGCGGACAGCTTGAGCGATTCGTCCGGTTCGAATACTTACGACGAGAATTATCTGCGCTATGTCACGTTGTTGTCAAAGATTAAAAACGAAACTGCAGGAGGACTCCTGACTTCTCTTGCCAGCGGTGTCATTCCGCTGCCGCATCAGCTGCATGTGTTGAATCGTGTGATGTCCACAAACAACATCCGCTATATTCTGGCGGATGAGGTCGGCCTCGGGAAAACGATCGAGGCTGGCATGGTCATCAAGGAACTGAAAGCAAGAGGACTGGTCAGGCGGACGCTTGTGGTCTGCCCGACCGGCCTTGTAACGCAGTGGTCTGCGGAAATGCAGGAGAAATTCCACGAGAAGTTTCAGGTGATTCTGCCGTCGGACTACGATACGATTCGCAGGCTTACGGACAGCGATGATGTCTATGGGCAGTACGATCAAGTCATCTCGCCGATGGATTCCATCAAGCCTCTCGAAAAACATGCCGGGTGGACAGAGGAGCGCGTCGAGCAATATAACCAGGAGCGCATTTATTCCATCATTAACAGCGGCTGGGACCTGATCATCATCGATGAGGCGCATCGTGTTGCTGGTTCTTCCGGTGAAGTGGCAAGATATAAGCTCGGGTATCTACTTTCGCAGGCAAGCCCATATCTGCTGCTCCTGACAGCCACGCCGCACAACGGCAAGACCGAACCTTTCCTACGGCTGGTCCGCCTGCTTGACGAGGATGCCTTTCCGAACGCAAAATCCGTAGTCAAGGAACAGGTTGCTCCGTTCCTGATCCGTACAGAGAAGCGCGAGGCTATAGACAATAACGGAAATCTGCTGTTTAAGAACCGTGTCACACATCTGGTCGAGCTGACCTGGGACGAACGGCATACCTATCAAAGACAGCTCTATGAGATGGTCACGTCCTACGTTTCGAAGACCTATAACAAGGCACTCCGGAACCGCAAGAAAAATATGTGCCTGATTTTCCTGCTTATCATAATGCAGCGCATGGTGACAAGCAGCACAGCAGCAATCTGTCAGAGCCTCGAACGGCGGCTTGAAATCTTGAAAACCCAGAATACCAAGATTGGCTCTCTTACCGAAGAAGATCTGGCGGAGCTAGATATTGAAGATGACGTTGAGGATGCACTTCAAGCCATGTCTCTCGATATGGAAGAAGAAATCAGCGAGCTGGAGAATATTATCGCGGTTGCAAAGCAGGCGGAGTTCCAGCACCCGGATGTAAAAATCGAAACGCTGGAGAATACGATAGACGCTCTCCTAAACGCAGATAGAAACCAGAAAATTATCATCTTTACGGAATTTGTGGCTACGCAGGAATATCTCCAGCGACTGCTAACGACTATGGGATATACAGCGACAATCCTGAATGGACGGATGAGTATCGAAGAGCGTAACGAGGCACTTCGGGAATTCCGCGACAATACGAACGTCTTTATTTCTACCGATGCCGGTGGCGAAGGCCTGAACTTACAGTTCTCGAATATCATCATCAACTACGATTTGCCGTGGAATCCGATGAAGATCGAGCAGCGCTGTGGTCGTGTAGATCGTATCGGTCAGACGCGAGATGTGCAGATTTTCAATTTCATCGTAACAGAGACGATTGAAAACCGTGTACGGGAAGTGCTGGAAGAAAAGCTCTCTGTGATCCTCAAAGAAATGGGCGTCGATAAGTATTCGGATGTCCTTGATAGCGAAGTCGCGGAAGTTGATTTTACTGATGTCTATATGCGCTCGATCAGCAGGCCACATAGAAAATCCGATGAGAATCTATATCCGGTAGAATCGGAGCTGCGGCAGGAGCTGAAAAACGCGCAGAAATACAAGAGCCTGCTTCATGAAGACAAAGACCTGACGAAGCTCGTCGGGAAGGAATCGAACTTTGATGTGGATTCCGCTCTGCGCCAGATGCTCACCTATTATGATGCATGGCAGGGATTGGACCCGCGGCTCATTATGGATATCAGTATCAATGACGAGAGCATTACGCGGCATCTCAATGCAGACGTGATTCAGGATCGATTCTCCCCGATATTGTCGGTTTCGATTCAGGATTTTCCGAACGAGGAAGGTTACTTCATGCTCTGGGATCTGTCTGTAACCGATGAAAAAATGGATCAGAGAATACTTCCCGTATTTGTCAATAAAGATTTTGTGCTGCGGCCAATGGCCGGGCAGCGGATTATGGATGTATTCCTCGATGGAACGTCACGACTTTCTATCCGTTCCGTACCGAACCTAACTGGAGACGAGTATCAACAGCTCGAAAAGCTGAGCACAGAATTTGCGTACGATTCGTTTCTTGAATTAAAGGATCAGCAGTTAAAAAGAAATAAGGAAAGCTACGACAAGTACATGTATGCTCTGAAACTGCGGACAGAAGCTACGGAGCATGTGGGCATAGATAACATCAGAAAATCCCGGCTGCAGCGACTGGAAAAAGAAAAAGAAACGGTAGAGGAGCGATATAGAAAAGGACAAGAGGTCTATCCAGAATTCAGGTTGTGCCTCCTTGTCAGATTGGAGGCGTGA